One Brachyspira sp. SAP_772 genomic region harbors:
- a CDS encoding 3-dehydroquinate synthase, giving the protein GGVIGDMAGYAAATWMRGIDFVQIPTTLLACVDSSVGGKTGINIKEGKNLVGAFHSPRLVIMDSDVLNTLPXREFNAGMAEVIKHAFLFDKKLLEYLENNNNNFDMDFILKRNCELKGHIVEIDYKEKKERMFLNFGHTIGHSVENAAGYGVLLHGEAVAIGVIFAIEYGIKKAITKDK; this is encoded by the coding sequence GGCGGTGTTATAGGGGATATGGCTGGGTATGCTGCTGCTACTTGGATGAGGGGTATTGATTTTGTACAGATACCTACAACACTTCTTGCTTGCGTTGATTCTTCTGTGGGCGGAAAGACAGGAATTAACATTAAAGAAGGTAAAAATCTAGTGGGTGCTTTTCATAGCCCTAGACTTGTTATAATGGATAGTGATGTTTTAAATACGCTTCCAAAKAGAGAGTTTAATGCGGGTATGGCTGAAGTTATTAAGCATGCATTTTTATTTGATAAAAAACTTTTAGAATATTTAGAAAATAATAATAATAACTTTGATATGGATTTTATTCTTAAGAGAAATTGTGAATTGAAGGGTCATATAGTAGAGATTGATTATAAAGAGAAAAAAGAGAGAATGTTTTTAAACTTTGGTCATACTATTGGGCATAGTGTGGAAAATGCTGCTGGGTATGGTGTATTGCTTCATGGTGAGGCTGTTGCTATAGGAGTGATTTTTGCTATAGAGTATGGAATAAAAAAAGCTATAACTAAAGATAAA